In the genome of Desulfuromonas sp. DDH964, one region contains:
- the proX gene encoding glycine betaine/L-proline ABC transporter substrate-binding protein ProX, whose translation MRKSLKLFTIALALMLAGPALAASEQPGKGVTVQPARATWNTGYFQEVLVRKGLEELGYKVKNPKELTNPIFYQSLALGDLDYWTNGWFPMHDGQLPKHFYERAEKVGYVSKAGGLQGYLVSKRDVEKYNIRSLDDFRRPEVKQAFDANGDGKADLTACPPGWGCEKVIAHHMKVYGLDDDINLIKASYSASMAETLARYQAGKPAFFYTWAPNWTIFKLKPGQDVMWINVPEINPTESQLTGKERMTVSGVQGAVSDPAKLGFVVSDIRIVANKKFLAKNPAAKKFFELFTLPLADINEQNARMENGEKSQHDIERQADEWIAKHRPQWDGWLAEARKAAL comes from the coding sequence ATGAGAAAAAGCTTGAAACTGTTCACCATCGCGCTCGCCCTGATGCTGGCCGGACCGGCCCTGGCAGCGAGCGAGCAGCCCGGCAAGGGCGTTACGGTCCAGCCCGCCCGCGCCACCTGGAACACCGGCTACTTCCAGGAAGTGCTGGTACGCAAGGGGCTGGAAGAGCTCGGCTACAAGGTAAAAAACCCGAAGGAGTTGACCAACCCGATTTTTTACCAGTCGCTGGCCCTCGGCGACCTCGACTACTGGACCAACGGCTGGTTCCCCATGCATGATGGCCAGCTGCCGAAACACTTTTACGAACGGGCGGAAAAGGTCGGATACGTCTCCAAGGCCGGTGGCCTGCAGGGCTATCTGGTTTCGAAGCGGGATGTGGAGAAATACAACATCCGCTCCCTCGATGACTTCCGTCGTCCCGAAGTCAAGCAGGCCTTCGACGCCAACGGTGACGGCAAGGCGGACCTGACCGCGTGCCCCCCCGGCTGGGGCTGCGAGAAGGTCATCGCCCACCACATGAAGGTGTACGGCCTCGACGATGATATCAACCTGATCAAGGCGTCCTACTCTGCCAGCATGGCCGAGACCCTGGCCAGATACCAGGCCGGAAAACCGGCGTTCTTCTACACCTGGGCACCGAACTGGACGATCTTCAAGCTCAAGCCGGGCCAGGATGTCATGTGGATCAACGTACCGGAGATCAACCCCACCGAATCGCAGCTGACCGGCAAGGAGCGCATGACTGTCAGCGGCGTCCAGGGCGCGGTGAGCGATCCGGCCAAGCTCGGCTTCGTCGTCAGCGACATCCGGATTGTCGCCAACAAGAAATTCCTCGCCAAGAACCCGGCGGCAAAGAAGTTTTTCGAGCTTTTCACCCTCCCCCTGGCCGATATCAACGAGCAGAATGCCCGCATGGAGAATGGCGAAAAGTCGCAGCATGACATTGAACGCCAGGCCGATGAGTGGATCGCCAAGCATCGCCCGCAGTGGGATGGCTGGCTGGCGGAAGCCCGCAAGGCCGCACTATGA
- the ablB gene encoding putative beta-lysine N-acetyltransferase has translation MTTDRIESFGNSTIQHGKHSDRVYLMSLARNDLPELLPYLEELADERGYSKIFAKVPDDREELFRRRGYQPEATVPDFYRGEVDVHFMGKFLSPERRRETRPQRVTEVLELSREKSAAPEELSLPPGYGYRALGPEDCEAMAAVYRVVFATYPFPIHDPAYLRTTMASHIRYHGIFAAGELVAIASAELDLAGRNAEMTDFATLPEQRGRGLANYLLARLERAAAQEGIVTAFTIARAYSFGMNITFAKSGYRFGGTLTRNTQISGELESMNVWYKSLVE, from the coding sequence ATGACCACTGATCGGATCGAGTCCTTTGGCAATTCCACCATCCAGCACGGCAAGCATAGCGACCGGGTTTACCTGATGAGCCTGGCGCGCAACGATCTGCCGGAGCTCCTCCCCTACCTCGAAGAGTTGGCCGATGAACGGGGCTACTCCAAGATTTTCGCCAAGGTCCCCGACGACCGGGAAGAACTTTTCCGCCGGCGCGGCTACCAGCCCGAAGCGACGGTGCCGGACTTTTACCGGGGGGAGGTCGATGTCCACTTCATGGGGAAATTCCTCTCGCCGGAACGGCGCCGGGAGACCCGGCCTCAGCGGGTGACCGAAGTGCTGGAGCTCTCCCGCGAGAAGAGCGCGGCGCCGGAGGAGCTGAGTCTCCCCCCTGGCTACGGGTACCGGGCCCTGGGCCCGGAGGACTGCGAGGCGATGGCCGCCGTCTACCGGGTGGTCTTCGCCACCTACCCCTTCCCGATTCACGACCCGGCCTACCTGCGCACCACCATGGCGAGCCACATCCGCTACCACGGTATCTTCGCGGCGGGGGAGCTGGTTGCCATCGCCTCGGCGGAACTCGACCTCGCCGGACGCAACGCCGAGATGACCGATTTCGCCACCCTCCCCGAACAGCGGGGGCGCGGTCTGGCCAACTACCTCCTCGCGCGGCTGGAACGAGCCGCGGCTCAGGAAGGGATCGTCACCGCCTTCACCATCGCCCGGGCCTATTCCTTCGGCATGAACATCACCTTTGCCAAGAGCGGCTACCGCTTCGGTGGCACCCTAACGCGCAACACCCAGATCTCCGGTGAGCTGGAGAGCATGAACGTCTGGTATAAATCGCTGGTGGAGTAA
- the ablA gene encoding lysine 2,3-aminomutase encodes MPIYSSKQQDIAHRISDIDASLSNWKDWRWQLKHSVQDIDTVEELLGTRFSSAEKQKLELTLKRFPLSITPYYLSLVDADDFRNDPVFMQAFPSPRELEIESYDMSDPLAEDKDSPAPGITHRYPDRVLLQISNVCSMYCRHCTRKRKVGDVDSIPKKAELLAGIDYIRNTPVIRDVLLSGGDPLMLSDSYLDWILGELKTIPHVQVIRIGTRMPVVLPYRITDSLVAVLKKHQPLWLNTHFNHPREITSSSREALRMLADAGIPLGNQSVLLAGINDCPRIMKSLVHKLVENRVRPYYLYQCDLSEGLSHFRTPVGKGIEIMESLRGHTSGFAVPTYVVDAPGGGGKIPLSPNYLISISTNKVVLRNYEGVITTYQEPNSYEPIFCDRKCDDCRLHLKLGDAEECRSTGIEMLLSDFDRTISLTPENNSRMERRHDH; translated from the coding sequence TTGCCCATTTACAGCAGCAAACAACAGGATATCGCCCATCGCATCAGTGACATCGACGCGTCCCTCTCCAACTGGAAGGACTGGCGCTGGCAACTCAAGCATTCAGTCCAGGATATCGATACCGTCGAGGAACTGCTCGGCACCCGTTTCAGCAGCGCGGAGAAGCAGAAACTGGAGCTGACCCTGAAGCGTTTCCCCCTCTCCATCACCCCCTACTACCTTTCCCTGGTCGATGCTGATGACTTCCGCAACGATCCGGTCTTCATGCAGGCCTTCCCGTCACCGCGGGAGTTGGAGATCGAAAGCTACGACATGAGCGACCCGCTTGCCGAGGACAAGGACAGCCCGGCGCCGGGGATCACCCATCGCTATCCCGACCGGGTACTGCTGCAGATCAGCAATGTCTGCTCCATGTACTGCCGCCACTGCACCCGCAAGCGCAAGGTCGGCGATGTCGACTCGATCCCGAAAAAAGCCGAACTGTTGGCGGGAATCGACTACATCCGCAACACCCCGGTGATCCGCGACGTCCTCCTCTCCGGCGGCGACCCGCTGATGCTCTCGGACAGCTACCTCGACTGGATCCTCGGCGAGCTGAAGACGATCCCCCACGTGCAGGTGATCCGTATCGGTACGCGGATGCCGGTGGTCCTCCCCTACCGCATCACCGATAGCCTGGTGGCGGTGCTGAAAAAACATCAGCCCCTCTGGCTCAACACCCATTTCAACCACCCCCGCGAGATCACCAGTTCCTCCCGCGAGGCGCTGCGGATGCTGGCCGACGCCGGCATCCCCCTCGGCAACCAGTCGGTGCTCCTCGCCGGCATCAACGACTGCCCGCGCATCATGAAATCGCTGGTCCACAAGCTGGTGGAGAACCGGGTCCGCCCCTACTACCTCTACCAATGCGACCTCTCCGAAGGGCTCTCCCATTTCCGCACCCCGGTCGGCAAGGGAATCGAGATCATGGAGAGCCTGCGCGGCCACACCAGCGGCTTTGCCGTGCCGACCTATGTCGTCGACGCCCCGGGCGGCGGCGGCAAGATCCCCCTCTCTCCCAACTACCTGATCTCCATTTCGACCAACAAGGTGGTGCTGCGCAACTACGAAGGGGTGATCACCACCTACCAGGAGCCGAACAGCTACGAGCCGATCTTCTGCGACCGCAAGTGCGACGACTGCCGGCTCCACCTGAAACTGGGCGATGCCGAGGAGTGCCGCTCGACCGGGATCGAGATGCTCCTCTCCGACTTCGACCGCACCATCTCCCTCACCCCCGAGAACAACAGCCGCATGGAGCGCCGTCATGACCACTGA
- a CDS encoding tautomerase family protein yields MPHLQFEINFPVEEADKVLFAARIKAHFAEIMDTGTDHIGVTLRCLGRNDLSFGHADDPEAGIAFVNADIRGGRSQEQKRRLCLAFIAELGRVWQVPPQNVYVILTEHPGEHFQLHDRVLPGWSTGEDPLADLPETC; encoded by the coding sequence ATGCCCCATCTCCAGTTCGAAATAAACTTCCCCGTCGAGGAGGCCGACAAGGTTCTTTTTGCCGCCCGGATCAAGGCCCACTTTGCCGAGATCATGGACACCGGCACCGACCATATCGGCGTCACTCTGCGCTGTCTCGGGCGTAACGATCTCTCCTTCGGCCATGCCGATGACCCGGAGGCCGGTATCGCCTTCGTCAACGCCGACATCCGCGGCGGCCGCAGCCAGGAGCAAAAGCGTCGACTCTGCCTTGCCTTCATCGCCGAGCTGGGCCGGGTCTGGCAGGTGCCGCCGCAGAATGTCTACGTCATCCTGACCGAACACCCGGGCGAGCATTTCCAACTCCACGACCGCGTGCTTCCCGGCTGGTCGACCGGGGAGGACCCGCTCGCCGATCTGCCGGAAACCTGCTGA
- the proV gene encoding glycine betaine/L-proline ABC transporter ATP-binding protein ProV, protein MPSHVNKIRVEAVSKIFGPHPKRALKMLADGADKETIHSKTGMTVGVHEASFEIRVGEIFVIMGLSGSGKSTMVRMLNRLIEPTAGAIYVDGDNVSTMNDQQLRELRRKKMGMVFQSFALMPHLSVLDNAAFGLEMSGMPKPERHERALQALAQVGLDGYANSFPRELSGGMQQRVGLARGLAVNPDVLLMDEAFSALDPLIRTEMQDELLKLQARAQRTIVFISHDLDEAMRIGDRIAIMEGGRVVQVGTPEEILQHPADDYVRAFFRGVDPTNILTAGDIARDTQVTVIRHQGEGPRAALQRLISQDRAYGYVLDSERQLKGVVSTDSLKDLIDGGGGKDLSPAFLEQAKAVTASDSMQDILPEITAHPWPIPVVNEDGRYLGVISKNLFLRTLHRGQQETAEAEAEAQSEKVIA, encoded by the coding sequence ATGCCATCGCACGTCAATAAAATACGGGTCGAAGCGGTCAGCAAGATCTTTGGACCGCACCCGAAAAGGGCCCTGAAGATGCTCGCCGACGGAGCGGACAAGGAGACGATTCATAGCAAGACCGGCATGACCGTCGGCGTTCACGAGGCGAGCTTCGAGATTCGCGTCGGGGAGATTTTTGTCATCATGGGCCTCTCCGGCTCCGGCAAGTCGACCATGGTGCGCATGCTCAACCGGCTGATCGAACCAACCGCCGGCGCCATCTACGTCGATGGCGACAACGTATCAACCATGAACGACCAGCAGCTGCGAGAGCTGCGGCGCAAGAAGATGGGGATGGTTTTCCAGTCTTTTGCCCTGATGCCGCACCTGTCGGTCCTCGACAACGCCGCCTTTGGCCTGGAGATGTCCGGCATGCCCAAGCCGGAGCGGCATGAACGGGCCCTGCAGGCCCTCGCCCAGGTCGGCCTCGACGGCTATGCCAACAGCTTCCCCCGGGAGCTCTCCGGCGGCATGCAGCAACGGGTCGGCCTGGCCCGGGGGCTCGCGGTCAACCCCGACGTCCTGCTGATGGACGAAGCCTTCTCCGCTCTCGACCCGCTGATCCGCACCGAGATGCAGGATGAACTCCTCAAGCTCCAGGCCCGCGCCCAGCGCACTATCGTCTTCATCTCTCACGACCTCGACGAAGCGATGCGCATCGGCGACCGCATCGCCATCATGGAGGGAGGCCGGGTGGTCCAGGTCGGCACACCGGAGGAGATCCTCCAGCACCCGGCCGATGACTACGTGCGCGCCTTTTTCCGCGGCGTCGACCCGACCAATATCCTCACCGCCGGCGACATCGCCCGCGATACCCAGGTCACCGTCATCCGCCACCAGGGCGAGGGACCGCGGGCCGCCCTGCAGCGGCTGATCAGCCAGGACCGCGCCTACGGCTATGTCCTCGATTCCGAGCGCCAGCTCAAGGGGGTGGTCTCGACCGACAGCCTCAAGGATCTGATCGATGGTGGGGGGGGGAAGGATTTGAGCCCGGCCTTTCTGGAACAGGCGAAGGCCGTGACCGCCAGCGACTCGATGCAGGATATTCTCCCGGAAATCACCGCCCACCCCTGGCCGATCCCGGTGGTAAACGAAGACGGTCGTTATCTCGGTGTCATCTCCAAGAACCTCTTTCTGCGCACCCTGCACCGGGGTCAGCAGGAGACCGCCGAGGCCGAAGCGGAGGCGCAATCTGAAAAGGTGATCGCATGA
- a CDS encoding phosphotransacetylase family protein: protein MARKIFVAATGQNCGKTTVCLALLHLAQAKYARVGFIKPLGPKPALLNGRPMDKDAALMAEVFGLKKVLRHMSPVVLFPETTRQVIDGQLDPSGYRGQIVAACAALEKQCDFLVIEGSGHPGVGSVVGLSNATIAGLVGAPVLLITGGGVGSVIDAVTLNRALFEKEGVEVRAVLANKLIPEKRDPTLDYLRRAFAREPFALLGGFNYQPILANPTLGRVARLLGLELHGNRREAKRILHHVQIGAASTQRVAELLKNDSLLIVTSSRDELLVTMANLYQIPEYRSRIVGLVIPGILPINKITQQILDRSNIPYLRTAKNTTAELYQTIVEDVSKLTAEDKEKLDLVRKLAEFRFDFEAIDRLFA from the coding sequence ATGGCCCGCAAGATCTTTGTCGCCGCGACCGGCCAGAACTGCGGCAAGACCACGGTCTGCCTGGCGCTGCTGCACCTGGCGCAGGCAAAATACGCCCGCGTTGGCTTCATCAAACCGCTCGGACCGAAGCCGGCCCTGCTGAACGGGCGGCCGATGGACAAGGACGCGGCGTTAATGGCCGAGGTCTTTGGTCTGAAGAAAGTCCTGCGCCACATGTCACCGGTGGTTCTCTTTCCGGAAACCACGCGCCAGGTCATCGACGGCCAGCTCGATCCCTCCGGTTACCGTGGGCAGATCGTCGCGGCCTGCGCCGCCCTCGAAAAGCAGTGCGATTTCCTCGTCATCGAGGGTTCCGGGCACCCAGGAGTCGGCTCCGTGGTCGGCCTCTCCAATGCCACTATCGCCGGCCTGGTCGGGGCGCCGGTCCTGCTCATCACCGGTGGTGGCGTCGGCAGCGTCATCGATGCGGTCACCCTCAACCGGGCGCTGTTCGAGAAGGAAGGGGTCGAGGTGCGTGCGGTGCTGGCGAACAAGCTGATCCCCGAGAAGCGCGACCCCACCCTCGATTACCTGCGCCGGGCCTTTGCCCGGGAGCCCTTCGCGCTCCTCGGCGGCTTCAACTACCAGCCGATCCTCGCCAACCCGACCCTGGGGCGCGTCGCCCGGCTGCTCGGCCTTGAGCTGCACGGCAACCGGCGCGAGGCGAAGCGGATCCTTCACCACGTCCAGATCGGCGCCGCCTCCACCCAGCGCGTCGCCGAGTTGCTGAAGAACGACTCGCTGCTGATCGTCACCAGCAGCCGCGACGAACTGCTGGTGACGATGGCCAACCTCTACCAGATTCCCGAGTACCGCTCCCGTATCGTCGGCCTGGTTATCCCCGGGATTCTGCCGATCAACAAGATCACCCAGCAGATCCTCGATCGCAGCAATATCCCCTACCTGCGCACCGCGAAGAATACCACCGCCGAGCTTTACCAGACCATCGTCGAGGATGTTTCCAAGCTGACCGCCGAGGACAAGGAAAAGCTCGATCTGGTGCGCAAGCTCGCCGAGTTCCGCTTCGATTTTGAAGCGATTGACAGGTTGTTCGCTTGA
- a CDS encoding ABC transporter permease has protein sequence MRLLNFDEKLIPLDDWIQSGVDWLVYNYRDLFQFIKVPIEKTLEGLQWLFDIMPPSLLILLLALAAWRYAGKRIAVFTVLTLLLIGYLGLWEETMITLSMVICAVLFCALAGIPLGILAGRSDRFQVLLRPFLDAMQTTPAFVYLVPVVMLFSIGTVSGVLATIVFALPPIVRLTSLGIRQVHPELVEAALAFGATPWQVLRKVQFPLALPSIMAGLNQTIMMALSMVVIAAMIGAGGLGGPVVQGLNTLEIGLATIGGLAIVLLAMILDRITQGMGQPRRSN, from the coding sequence ATGAGACTGCTCAATTTCGATGAAAAACTGATCCCCCTCGACGACTGGATCCAGTCCGGTGTCGACTGGCTGGTCTATAACTACCGCGATCTCTTCCAGTTCATCAAGGTCCCGATCGAAAAGACCCTGGAAGGGCTACAATGGCTGTTTGACATTATGCCGCCGAGCCTGCTCATCCTGCTGCTTGCCCTCGCCGCCTGGCGTTACGCAGGGAAACGGATCGCCGTCTTCACAGTTCTCACTCTGCTCCTTATCGGCTATCTCGGCCTCTGGGAAGAGACCATGATCACCCTGTCGATGGTTATCTGCGCGGTCCTTTTCTGTGCCCTGGCCGGCATCCCCCTCGGGATCCTGGCCGGGCGCAGCGACCGCTTCCAGGTGCTGCTGCGCCCCTTCCTCGACGCCATGCAGACCACCCCGGCCTTCGTCTACCTCGTCCCGGTGGTCATGCTCTTCAGCATCGGCACCGTTTCCGGGGTCCTGGCGACTATCGTTTTCGCCCTGCCGCCGATCGTTCGCCTCACCAGCCTTGGCATTCGCCAGGTCCACCCGGAGCTGGTCGAGGCGGCCCTCGCCTTTGGCGCCACCCCCTGGCAGGTGCTGCGCAAGGTCCAGTTCCCCCTCGCCCTGCCGTCGATCATGGCCGGCCTCAACCAGACCATCATGATGGCCCTGTCAATGGTAGTCATCGCGGCGATGATCGGCGCCGGCGGTCTCGGCGGCCCGGTGGTCCAGGGGCTCAACACCCTGGAGATCGGCCTGGCGACGATTGGCGGTCTGGCCATCGTGCTGCTGGCGATGATCCTCGACCGCATCACCCAGGGGATGGGGCAACCACGCAGGTCCAACTAA